In Marinibacterium anthonyi, the DNA window ATGTCGTGGGATCCAACATCGCCAATATCCTGCTGGTCCTGGGCATCCCGGCGTTGCTGGCCCGACTGCACACCAGCGAATGCGACACCCGCAAATCATTCGTCATGATGATCGCCGCTTCGGTGCTGTTCATCGCGCTGGTCTTTCGCGGAACCCTGGGCGTGGGGGCTGGCCTGATCCTGCTGGCCGCGCTGGCGCTGGTGCTGGGCGACAACATCTGGGACGCCCGGTGCCACCGCAAGGCGGGCGAGGACCAGGACGACGAGCTTGAAGGCCTCGACGAGGCCGATCCCGACATGCCGTACTGGCGCATCGCGCTTTACCTGGTGCTGGGCCTGGTAGGCCTGCCGATGGGCGCCAGCCTGCTGGTCGACAGCGCGACCGAGATCGCGCTGGCCTACGGGGTCAGCCAGTCGGTGATCGGGCTGACGCTGGTGGCCGTGGGGACGTCGCTGCCCGAACTGGCCACGACGGTGATGGCCGCGCTGCGCCGCCAGGCGGACGTGGCCCTGGGCAACGTGATCGGGTCCAACGTCTTCAACCTGCTGGCCATCATCGGCGTCGCATCCTTCTTCGGGCCGATCCGGGTGGATCCGGAATTCCTGGATTTCGACGTCTGGGTGATGCTGGCCTCGGCCTTGCTCATGATCCCCTTCGTCTTCTTCAAACGCGACATCACCTGGCCCTGGGGGCTTGCCCTGGTCACGCTCTATGGGGCTTATGTAGCCGCAATTCTGTACTGACACCCCGCGATCGGAGACAAGATGAAGGGACGCGCACTGGTGACCGGCGCCGGCACCCGGCTGGGCCGCGAGATGGCGATCTATCTGGGCGAGCGGGACTTTGACGTGGCGGTGCATTACGCGGGCTCGGAAGAGGGCGCGCGAGAGACCGTGGATGCGATCCGCCAGGACGGCTGCGACGCGGTCGCGCTGCAGGCCGACCTGCTGGACGAGGACGCCGCCGCCAACCTGCTGCCGCGCGCCGCACAGGCGCTTGGCGGGCCGATCACCTGCCTGGTCAACAACGCGTCGATCTTCGAATACGACAACATCCACACCGCCACGCGCGACAGCTGGGACCGCCACATCGGGTCGAACCTGCGCGCGCCCTTCCTGCTGACCCAGGCGCTGGCCGCCCAGGGGCTGGAACCCGGCCGCGACGCGATGGGCGAACCGGTGGCGACGGGGCTGGTGGTGAACATGATCGACCAGCGCGTGCGCAAGCTGACGCCCGAATTCATGACCTACACGATTGCCAAGATGGGCCTGTGGACCCTGACGCAGACCGCCGCCCAGGGTCTTGCGCCCGTCATCCGCGTGAACGCGATCGGGCCCGGACCGACGCTAAAAGGGGCACGCCAGACGGAATCGCACTTCAGGGCGCAGCGCGAAGCGACGATCCTTGAACGGGGTGCGGATCCTGCGGACATTACCCGGACGCTTGGCTATTTCCTCGATTCGCCCGGCGTGACCGGCCAGCTGATCTGCGTTGACGGCGGTCAGCACCTGGCCTGGCGGACCCCGGACGTTCTGGGGCCGGAATGACGCTGGATCGCGACGGCTGACGCAAGTTTTGCACTGCGCTCATCTTCGTTACCTATTCGTTACACTTCTGTCTTTGCTTTCATACACTTGGGCCATGTCCAGATATTTCTTGGGAAATTTCAGCGGGTTATGGTCGCGCCTAAAAATGTAGCAAAGTAACGAATGCCCCGGAATACAACGAAAAATCCAACTCGCCCCAAACATATGCTCAGACTTATCCACACGAATGGTGGATTTGTTTCGGCTTGATCCCGCCGCTTCTAGATTGCAGCGAGGGGGGCAGAATCATATCTCGGTACCATGACAGCTGACGCCGACCCCGCCACTGAAACGCCCCTGACGGGCCATGCCTGCATCCAGGCCTACCTGAAGACGCTGGACAGCTCGCCCGGCGTGTACCGCATGCTCGATGCGCAGGCGCGGGTGCTGTACGTGGGCAAGGCGCGCAACCTCAAGGCGCGGGTGTCCAGCTATGCCCGCCCGGCGGGCCATTCGGGGCGCATCGACCGGATGATCCGCGACACTGCGTCGATGATGTTCCTGACCACGCGCACGGAAACCGAAGCGCTGCTGTTGGAACAGAACCTGATCAAGCAGCTCAAGCCCAAGTACAACGTCCTGCTGCGCGACGACAAATCCTTCCCCAACATCCTGGTGGCCAAGGATCACGCCTATCCGCAGATCAAGAAGCATCGCGGCGCCAAGACGGAAAAGGGCGCCTATTTCGGCCCCTTCGCCAGCGCCGGCGCCGTGAACCGGACGCTGAACCAGCTGCAAAAGGCGTTCCTTTTGCGCAATTGTTCGGATTCCATGTTCGAAAGCCGCACACGGCCCTGTCTTCTGTACCAGATCAAGCGCTGTTCGGCCCCCTGCACCGGCCTGATCTCGGACGAAGGCTATGCCGAGGCGGTGCGCGATGCCGAACGGTTCCTGTCCGGCCGGTCGACCAAGGTGCAGGAAGACCTGGCCGAACAGATGATGGAAGCCTCGGAGGCGATGGAATTCGAACGCGCCGCCGCCTTGCGCGACCGGATCCGGGCGCTGACCACGGTGCAATCGTCGCAGGGCATCAACCCGCGCGGCGTGGACGAGGCCGACGTGATCGCGCTGCACATGGACAACGGGCAGGCCTGTGTTCAGGTGTTCTTCATCCGGTCGGGCCAGAACTGGGGCAACAAGGACTTCTATCCGCGCGTCGGGGCGGACGTCAGTGCCGCCGAAACGATGGAAGCGTTCCTTGGCCAGTTCTACGACAACAAGGAGCCGCCGAAGCAGGTGATCCTGTCGGATGCGATCGAGGACGCCGACCTGATGTGCGACGCGCTGAGCCAGAAGGCCGGGCGCAAGGTCGACATCCTGGTGCCCCAGCGCGGCGAGAAAAAGGAACTGGTGTCGGGCGCCTTGCGCAACGCGCGGGAATCCCTGGGCCGGAAGATGGCAGAAAGCGCGACCCAGACGAAACTGCTGGCCGGCATCGCCGAGGCCTTCAACCTGGACAGCCCGCCGCAGCGGATCGAGGTCTACGACAACTCGCACATCCAGGGCGCCCATGCGGTGGGCGGCATGATCGTGGCCGGGCCCGAAGGGTTCATGAAGAACCACTACCGCAAGTTCAACATCAAGGGCGACGACCTGACGCCCGGCGATGACTTCGGCATGATGAAGGAAGTCCTGTCGCGCCGCTTCGCCCGGCTGCAAAAGGAAGACCCGGACCGCGAACAGGGCCAATGGCCGGACCTTCTGCTGATCGACGGCGGGGCAGGGCAGGTGAGCGCCGTGGCCGAGATCATGGCGCAATACGGGGTCGAGGACATCCCGATGGTCGGCGTCGCCAAGGGCATCGACCGCGACCACGGCAAGGAGGAATTCCACCGGGTGGGCAAGATGCCGATGGCGCTGCGCCACAACGACCCGGTTCTGTACTTTATCCAGCGCCTGCGGGACGAGGCGCACCGCTTTGCCATCGGCACCCACCGGGCGAAACGATCCAAGGCCGTGGCCGCCAATCCGCTGGACGAAATCGATGGCGTGGGATCGACCCGCAAGCGGGCGCTGCTGAAGCATTTCGGGTCGGCCAAGGCGGTCAGCCGGGCCAACCTGGTGGACCTGAAGGCGGTCGATGGCATCTCGGACGCGCTGGCCGAGAAGATTTACGATTTCTTTCAGGATCGGTGACTTGCACCTCCCCCGGGGCTGGGATTGGGTGGCGCAAAGAACCGGAGACTCCCCATGCCGTTGATGCAAGGCTTTCCCCCCGATCCCGAAACCCGCGTGACGCTCGCCAACTGGCGCACGCAGCCCTATTCGTCCTGGGGGTTCCACCACGTGCGCGAGATCGTGCCCTCGGCCGAGATCCGCAATGATCCCTCCGATGTCTGGGCGCTGGACAACGGCGCGCCGCTGATCGATCCCGCCGCGCTGGACGCCGCGGTGGCCAAAACCAACACCGATGCGCTGGTGGTGCTGCACAAGGGTCGCGTGGTGCATGAATTGTACCGCAACGGCATGACGGCCGAGGATCCGCATATCCTGATGTCGGTGTCGAAATCGGTGCTGGGCCTGCTGGCGGGGATCCTGCAGGGCAAGGGGTTGCTGGATGTGTCGGCGCCCCTGACCGACTACATCCCCGAACTGCACGGCACCGCCTATGAAGGCGCCACCGTGCGCCAGGCGCTGGACATGCAGGTCGCCCTGGTCTTTTCCGAGGATTACACTGCCAAAGGCGGCCCGATCATCGCCTACCGCAAGGCCGCCAACTGGAACCCGCTGGAACCGGGAGAACAGCCGTTGGACCTGCGCAGCTTCCAGCTGACCCTGACCGAAGGCGCCGGTCCCCATGGCGCGGTGTTCCGCTATGCCTCGCCGGTGACCGACCTGATGGCCTGGGTGATGGAACGGGCGACGGGCACGCGGTACGCGGACCTGCTGTCGGATTACCTGCTGCGGTCGATGGGTGCGGAACGGCCGGGCTACATCACCGTCGACCGGATCGGCGGGGCGCGGGCGGCGGGCGGTGTCTGTCTTGTCGCGCGGGACCTGGCGCGGATCGGGGCGCTGATGGCCAATGGCGGGCGGCGCGGCGACGGGCGCGCGGTGGTGCCCGAAGCCTGGGTGTCGGACATCTTCGAAAACGGCAGCGCCGAGGCCTGGGACAAGGGCGATTTCGCCGCCTACTATCCCGGTGTGAAGACCCATTACCGCACCAAGTGGTATGTCCACCTGGGCGCCGAGCCGCTGCTGCGGGGTGTCGGGATCCACGGCCAATACGTCTTTGTCGATCCGGCCCGGGACCTGGCCGTCGCCTGGTTCGCCTCGGAAACCGATGCGGCGACTTCGGGTTATTACCCCCAACGCCAGGCCGTGGTGGATCAATTGAGGGCGGCGTGCTGACACGGCGGGCACGGGGCGGGCGCAGGGACGTCGCGCGGCGGGCAGATTCCCGCCCGCGCGACCTGCCCAACGCCCGCCGGATGCGGTTTCCGCCGGCGTGCAACTGAGGTAGGTAAGCGCCATGACTGTTACGATCCCCACCATCCTGACGCTGTTGCGGCTGGTCGCGGCGCCTGCCATGGCGCTGGTTTTCCTGGTATTCGACCGGCCCACGGCCGACTGGTGCGCGCTGGCGCTGTTCGTCGCCGCCTCGGTCACCGACTGGATCGACGGCTACATCGCGCGGGGCTGGGGACAGGTATCGCGCCTGGGCACCATGCTGGACCCGATCGCCGACAAGGCGATGGTGTCCGCGGCGCTTCTGGTGATGTGCGTGACCTCGTCGTTGGGCTGGTGGCTGATGCTGCCGGGCGTGGTGATCCTGTTCCGCGAGGTCTTCGTGTCGGGGCTCAGGGAATTCCTGGGCGACGTGTCGGGCACGCTGGCCGTCACCCGGTTGGCCAAGTGGAAGACGACGGCGCAGATGGTGGCCATCGCCGTGCTGCTGGCCGAAGGCATTGCCGAACATCACGCGGGCCTGGCCGCGCAGGGGCTTGACCCGCGCGTGGTGAAGGCCATCCTTGACCGGCGGATGGTGGACCAGCAGGACCTGCGCTGGTGGGCCGACATGGCCTGGGCGCTGGGGTGGATGGGCTTGACGCTGTTGTGGCTGGCGGCGGTGCTGACCGTCTGGACGGGTGTCGAATACTTCCGCAAGGCCATTCCGCATCTGAGGGAGACGAAGTGATGGACGTGCTGTACTTCGCCTGGGTCCGGGAACGGATCGGGCTGCCGAAGGAAAAGGTCGAAACCGGCGCCGCCACCGTGGCGGACCTGGTCGCCGAGCTGTCGGCGCGGGAGGAACGCTATGCGCTGGCGTTTTCGGACGTGTCGGCGCTGCGGGTCGCGCTGGACCAGGAGCTTTCGGATTTCGATGCGCCGCTGGCCGGCGTGCGCGAGGTGGCGTTCTTTCCGCCCATGACGGGTGGCTGAATCGGGTGGCTGAGATGAAGATCGTCGTCGATGCCGCGCCGTTCGATGCGGGGGAGGAGCTGAACCGCTTCACCGCCGGGGTGTCGGCGATGGGCGCGGTGGTAAGCTTTTCGGGGATCGTCCGGCAGAACGGGGACGGGTCGCTGCGGGCGATGGAGATCGAACATTATCCCGGCATGACCGAGAAGGCGATCCGGTCCATGGCCGAGGAGGCGGTGCGGCGCTGGGATCTGGGCGACGTGCTGGTCATTCACCGGCATGGGGCGCTGGGCGTGGGGGAGGCGATCATGATGGTGGCGACGGCGGCGCGGCATCGGGTGGCGGCCTTCGAGGCGGCGGAATTCCTCATGGATTACCTGAAATCCCGCGCCCCCTTCTGGAAGAAGGAGGTCACCGGCGAGGGCGAAGGATGGGTCGCGGCGACCGATCAGGACGAGGCGGCACTGGACCGCTGGTAAGGCGCCTGGATGGTCCGCGGGGGAAGCTGTCCCACGCGTGGGACATTTTCAGACTTAATGAAATCAATGGGTTCCAGAGGCGGATTTACCAAACGTTAGGGTTTGGGGGGCCGGGCGCAAGGCTGTTTTGTCCGTCGCTTGCCGGGTTCGGGGGCTTGTCGGGGCGCGAACCGGATCGCTTGCGACAGGGGTGAGCCGACAATTGAAGCCGGATCGATGGGCGAACGGACCTTGTCGCCTGGCGCGGCAAAGGTCCGCAGGAGACGGCCCGATCTGAAATGCCCCTTGCACCGAGGGGCGCCACGAATTGCCCCCTGGCGGCTATTCGGCCCGGCACGCAGAAGTTCAGGCACGGGATGGCGCAAGTCACTGGCGCAAGTCACTGGCGTGCGGACCGGTCATTCAATGTCGGGCGGCCTTTCACCGCCAGACATTGAATGGCCGGTCAGGTCGGTTTGCCGGTCT includes these proteins:
- the moaD gene encoding Sulfur carrier protein MoaD is translated as MDVLYFAWVRERIGLPKEKVETGAATVADLVAELSAREERYALAFSDVSALRVALDQELSDFDAPLAGVREVAFFPPMTGG
- the yrbG_1 gene encoding Inner membrane protein YrbG — encoded protein: MILAWFYCGLGLLMLVLAGDLLVKGAVNLSLRLGVPALIVSLTIVAFGTSAPELLVAIKATLNDAPGIALGNVVGSNIANILLVLGIPALLARLHTSECDTRKSFVMMIAASVLFIALVFRGTLGVGAGLILLAALALVLGDNIWDARCHRKAGEDQDDELEGLDEADPDMPYWRIALYLVLGLVGLPMGASLLVDSATEIALAYGVSQSVIGLTLVAVGTSLPELATTVMAALRRQADVALGNVIGSNVFNLLAIIGVASFFGPIRVDPEFLDFDVWVMLASALLMIPFVFFKRDITWPWGLALVTLYGAYVAAILY
- the uvrC gene encoding Excinuclease ABC subunit C, which gives rise to MTADADPATETPLTGHACIQAYLKTLDSSPGVYRMLDAQARVLYVGKARNLKARVSSYARPAGHSGRIDRMIRDTASMMFLTTRTETEALLLEQNLIKQLKPKYNVLLRDDKSFPNILVAKDHAYPQIKKHRGAKTEKGAYFGPFASAGAVNRTLNQLQKAFLLRNCSDSMFESRTRPCLLYQIKRCSAPCTGLISDEGYAEAVRDAERFLSGRSTKVQEDLAEQMMEASEAMEFERAAALRDRIRALTTVQSSQGINPRGVDEADVIALHMDNGQACVQVFFIRSGQNWGNKDFYPRVGADVSAAETMEAFLGQFYDNKEPPKQVILSDAIEDADLMCDALSQKAGRKVDILVPQRGEKKELVSGALRNARESLGRKMAESATQTKLLAGIAEAFNLDSPPQRIEVYDNSHIQGAHAVGGMIVAGPEGFMKNHYRKFNIKGDDLTPGDDFGMMKEVLSRRFARLQKEDPDREQGQWPDLLLIDGGAGQVSAVAEIMAQYGVEDIPMVGVAKGIDRDHGKEEFHRVGKMPMALRHNDPVLYFIQRLRDEAHRFAIGTHRAKRSKAVAANPLDEIDGVGSTRKRALLKHFGSAKAVSRANLVDLKAVDGISDALAEKIYDFFQDR
- the moaE gene encoding Molybdopterin synthase catalytic subunit; amino-acid sequence: MKIVVDAAPFDAGEELNRFTAGVSAMGAVVSFSGIVRQNGDGSLRAMEIEHYPGMTEKAIRSMAEEAVRRWDLGDVLVIHRHGALGVGEAIMMVATAARHRVAAFEAAEFLMDYLKSRAPFWKKEVTGEGEGWVAATDQDEAALDRW
- the nylB'_1 gene encoding 6-aminohexanoate-dimer hydrolase; protein product: MPLMQGFPPDPETRVTLANWRTQPYSSWGFHHVREIVPSAEIRNDPSDVWALDNGAPLIDPAALDAAVAKTNTDALVVLHKGRVVHELYRNGMTAEDPHILMSVSKSVLGLLAGILQGKGLLDVSAPLTDYIPELHGTAYEGATVRQALDMQVALVFSEDYTAKGGPIIAYRKAANWNPLEPGEQPLDLRSFQLTLTEGAGPHGAVFRYASPVTDLMAWVMERATGTRYADLLSDYLLRSMGAERPGYITVDRIGGARAAGGVCLVARDLARIGALMANGGRRGDGRAVVPEAWVSDIFENGSAEAWDKGDFAAYYPGVKTHYRTKWYVHLGAEPLLRGVGIHGQYVFVDPARDLAVAWFASETDAATSGYYPQRQAVVDQLRAAC
- the fabG_4 gene encoding 3-oxoacyl-[acyl-carrier-protein] reductase FabG gives rise to the protein MKGRALVTGAGTRLGREMAIYLGERDFDVAVHYAGSEEGARETVDAIRQDGCDAVALQADLLDEDAAANLLPRAAQALGGPITCLVNNASIFEYDNIHTATRDSWDRHIGSNLRAPFLLTQALAAQGLEPGRDAMGEPVATGLVVNMIDQRVRKLTPEFMTYTIAKMGLWTLTQTAAQGLAPVIRVNAIGPGPTLKGARQTESHFRAQREATILERGADPADITRTLGYFLDSPGVTGQLICVDGGQHLAWRTPDVLGPE
- the pgsA gene encoding CDP-diacylglycerol--glycerol-3-phosphate 3-phosphatidyltransferase; the encoded protein is MTVTIPTILTLLRLVAAPAMALVFLVFDRPTADWCALALFVAASVTDWIDGYIARGWGQVSRLGTMLDPIADKAMVSAALLVMCVTSSLGWWLMLPGVVILFREVFVSGLREFLGDVSGTLAVTRLAKWKTTAQMVAIAVLLAEGIAEHHAGLAAQGLDPRVVKAILDRRMVDQQDLRWWADMAWALGWMGLTLLWLAAVLTVWTGVEYFRKAIPHLRETK